Proteins encoded by one window of Lycium barbarum isolate Lr01 chromosome 11, ASM1917538v2, whole genome shotgun sequence:
- the LOC132618176 gene encoding uncharacterized exonuclease domain-containing protein At3g15140, producing MAMGFYRVPLLRRFPICSPALPYSSSSLKPNPKINIISASLSTTEESTSSSSSLIQPTQNTRTLWKPMCLYFTQGKCTKMDDPMHIDTFNHNCSLEFMQNAAGLKNLRKQELEYFLVLDLEGKVEILEFPVLLFDAKTMDVVDLFHRFVRPTKMHEERINQYIEGKYGKLGVDRVWHDTAIPFAEVIEQFEVWLGERQLWRNEQGGCLNNAAFVTCGNWDLKTKVPQQCTVAGMKLPPYFMEWINLKDVFLNFYKRRAPGMLSMMRELQIPLSGSHHLGIDDSNNIARVVHRMLIDGALLQITARRDPRSPEKVEFLFKNCIV from the exons ATGGCTATGGGATTTTATAGGGTACCCTTGCTACGGCGGTTCCCTATTTGTTCTCCAGCGCTACCTTATTCTTCTTCCTCACTTAAACCTAACCCTAAAATCAACATTATCTCAGCCTCTCTTTCTACAACCGAAGAatctacttcttcttcttcttcactaaTTCAGCCTACACAAAACACGCGTACTCTATGGAAGCCAATGTGTCTCTATTTTACTCAAGGTAAGTGCACTAAG ATGGATGATCCTATGCATATTGATACGTTTAATCATAATTGCTCGTTGGAGTTTATGCAAAATGCTGCTGGGCTTAAGAATTTGAGGAAGCAGGAGTTGGAGTACTTTTTGGTGCTTGATTTGGAGGGTAAAGTTGAGATACTCGAGTTTCCTGTTCTCCTGTTTGATGCTAAAACCATGGATGTGGTCGACTTGTTCCATAG GTTTGTGAGGCCAACAAAAATGCACGAAGAAAGAATAAATCAATATATAGAAGGGAAATATGGAAAGCTAGGAGTTGATCG TGTCTGGCATGATACAGCTATACCATTTGCGGAAGTTATTGAGCAGTTTGAAGTTTGGCTAGGTGAACGTCAGTTATGGAGAAATGAACAGGGTGGCTGTCTTAATAATGCTGCCTTTGTTACTTG TGGGAACTGGGATCTGAAGACTAAAGTTCCCCAGCAGTGCACCGTAGCAGGGATGAAATTGCCACCGTATTTCATGGAATGGATTAATCTGAAGGATGTGTTTTTGAACTTCTACAAGAGAAGG GCCCCAGGAATGCTCTCGATGATGAGGGAACTCCAGATTCCTTTGTCAGGAAGCCATCACCTTGGAATAGATGATTCAAACAACATAGCAAGAGTAGTACACCGCATGCTAATTGATGGTGCCCTTTTGCAGATTACAGCTAGAAGAGACCCTCGTTCTCCTGAAAAAGTTGAATTTCTTTTTAAGAATTGCATTGTATAA